A single window of Colletotrichum destructivum chromosome 9, complete sequence DNA harbors:
- a CDS encoding Putative MIT domain-containing protein, whose product MPSPHASTPATFSNAGTSQSQSQPQPQQYRHHLPDQQQNHRYLPQQAHQFHRIHPSWTQQQQQQQQLQSNHRQHRLSRSFPSSTSHLATSRYQTGTRSDRLQPPVSSSLGSRPDPGTGTSFLRQTPSPLPRTSSLLPPPQSSTQYSTTAIDIAHEGTVTYPEFDTEISSYLGPSINHSRSSSARLSTEGIRDPNHWSASTASSRSSVAHSHARRVSIDTSALLDPNSNSATNQSTQKLPRHRRRSNSSEASWDTHNGGDRLRAYSPSGPTRAAGLSTGLVPHQLDFSLTTVPSLSRNAATATPGTSRASKSDYAIEQNQAWDAFSGAGRRGSVVPDPYQLPFAAMSSDRSGEASLMRGHSRNRSQTAKGSTDTTGSTRGRDRGNRPPSQKAMLSRALQKANTAVQLDNAQNFEGARQAYAEACDLLHQVLARTSTDEDKRKLEAIRRTYTSRIEELDQMAPVQPVLGGKALPARPESLGLRLNPSLQFDDDDLEESGGLETAALTRILNEGSRSSAHHGGPGLAISRMQGLGEPTRGQSSRLPEQYPLQSSFSRSPLRERTSDDQLILQIPTEDVYMPPPLSPRRPQSPKLDGRGSPDGPVRSDFSLAARRTSQGPRHIRDSSRESSSWLDPIDESGGSATSSVHSRSSSSVVRRKHIRAPSGATEAEFDAALDAAVEAAYDDGYEPMGFSEPETYGSDDPVVAKALRKVKLAKERVRQTEREVFEQVNGRERRTQSRAEQLDGDVAHEDFYDDGSSDEEERILEEMTRDYSVDEFAFNLASNQVAARNSGSSDLAESSWQATAESTDATSADVCSSPTDPIATSNFPGAGSPAVPPPVQALPELPVKKSFSASTSAPGPGQSVRSRRMSGQNPKQLKIETSKFSQFADPGRRYSVAQASSGIHGIEFETPDMNGSTDVNDSVGRPYSPPEGISPTQPIPPTPPLGHSRSQDSEDFNESHPGSPSFRPPLRKNFSSSSLRSMRNRNMSLSNLDDASDMSPGTPLSTSFGINGRHPAMPTLPTPLAAAFRDKITSSSAGGLYLFDDSLHSPQSPSSPNPLQTDAPISLEPCPTDYMLRPFWLMRCLYQTLAHPRGGYLSNKLFVPRDVWKVKGVKIRNVEDKVATCDYLTAALLKLARVDTCDADAVLEEMQSLEGILEQVQASLTRKLGTDVGVQSSSMLFRDASNSAEIEAAISVPRSGSVSGKSSSFSWRRLRPKNSAAGLNNSFNAKGAAVPESGKESPSLETLPMTDHPTSRPSKRDPSNAQFTGPNAHYMGSLARLFDAAQTIDQIARQVEDPGLRHADKTQVGLELCTRHAAEFFGFFICRFVLSDLSALLDKFIKRGSEWVLA is encoded by the exons ATGCCCTCACCGCATGCCAGCACTCCGGCCACCTTCTCGAACGCAGGCAcgtcgcagtcgcagtcgcagccgcagccgcagcagtACCGCCACCATCTCCCAGACCAGCAACAGAACCACCGATATCTGCCCCAGCAGGCGCATCAGTTCCATCGGATCCATCCCTCGTGGAcgcagcaacaacaacagcaacagcagctcCAGTCAAACCATAGGCAGCACAGACTGTCCCGGTCGTTCCCCTCGTCGACTTCTCACCTAGCTACCTCTCGGTACCAGACCGGCACACGCTCCGACCGACTACAGCCTCCGGTCTCTTCTTCGCTAGGTTCTCGTCCCGACCCGGGTACAGGGACATCGTTCTTGCGACAAACAccttctccccttcctcggACCTCATctctcctcccaccaccacAATCTTCTACCCAATATTCGACGACCGCAATAGATATAGCCCACGAGGGCACCGTCACATACCCCGAATTCGACACCGAAATTTCGTCATACCTTGGACCGTCCATCAATCACTCGCGTTCGAGCAGCGCCCGTTTGTCAACCGAGGGAATCCGAGACCCTAACCACTGGTCTGCCTCTACAGCCTCGAGCCGATCGTCGGTGGCCCACTCTCATGCGCGCCGCGTGAGCATCGACACATCTGCGCTGCTTGATCCTAACAGCAACTCGGCAACGAACCAGTCGACCCAGAAACTGCCGAGACACAGAAGACGGTCCAACTCTAGCGAGGCTTCTTGGGACACACACAACGGTGGCGACAGGTTGCGCGCCTACTCACCCTCCGGACCAACTCGTGCCGCAGGCCTTTCTACGGGTTTGGTACCACATCAGCTTGACTTTTCCCTGACCACCGTTCCATCGCTCTCCAGAaacgccgcgacggcgacaccgGGTACGTCACGAGCTTCCAAGAGCGACTACGCAATTGAGCAAAACCAAGCCTGGGATGCATTCTCCGGCGCTGGCCGGAGAGGATCAGTCGTACCGGACCCATATCAGCTACCTTTTGCAGCCATGTCGTCCGATCGCAGTGGGGAGGCCTCTTTGATGAGGGGCCACTCTCGTAACCGGTCTCAGACCGCCAAGGGGAGTACCGATACTACTGGATCTACCCGTGGAAGGGATAGAGGAAACAGGCCCCCATCACAGAAAGCCATGCTTTCGCGGGCACTCCAAAAAGCAAACACGGCCGTTCAGTTAGATAATGCACAGAACTTCGAAGGCGCGCGACAAGCCTACGCGGAAGCATGTGACCTTTTGCACCAGGTGTTGGCCAGGACCTCCACAGATGAAGATAAACGGAAACTAGAGGCAATT CGCCGGACATACACCAGCCGCATCGAAGAATTAGATCAGATGGCTCCCGTCCAGCCAGTGCTAGGAGGAAAAGCATTGCCAGCACGACCCGAAAGCTTGGGACTACGCTTGAACCCCAGTTTGCAAttcgatgatgatgatctgGAGGAGTCTGGTGGCCTAGAAACCGCGGCTCTCACGAGGATATTGAATGAGGGAAGTCGGAGTTCCGCGCATCATGGTGGCCCTGGGCTGGCTATTTCGCGGATGCAAGGACTCGGGGAACCTACGAGAGGACAGTCCTCGAGGTTGCCCGAGCAGTATCCTTTGCAGTCCTCGTTTTCGAGGTCACCACTACGTGAACGTACATCAGACGATCAACTGATTCTCCAAATACCCACCGAAGATGTGTATATGCCTCCGCCACTCTCACCGCGACGACCTCAATCCCCCAAACTCGATGGCCGAGGCAGTCCCGATGGACCGGTCAGATCAGACTTTTCTCTGGCCGCAAGACGAACTAGTCAGGGTCCTCGTCACATCCGAGATTCGAGTCGAGAGTCGAGCTCCTGGTTGGATCCTATCGACGAGTCTGGGGGTTCCGCAACCTCTTCCGTCCACTCACGGTCGTCTTCCTCTGTTGTGAGGCGGAAACACATCCGTGCCCCGAGCGGCGCTACGGAAGCCGAGTTTGACGCGGCATTGGATGCAGCTGTCGAAGCAGCCTACGATGATGGCTATGAGCCCATGGGGTTTTCTGAACCAGAAACCTATGGGTCAGACGACCCCGTCGTCGCGAAAGCGTTACGCAAAGTCAAATTGGCTAAAGAACGTGTTCGTCAAACGGAAAGGGAAGTATTCGAGCAAGTGAATGGAAGAGAACGACGGACGCAGAGCCGAGCAGAACAGCTCGATGGAGATGTCGCACACGAAGACTTTTATGACGACGGGTCTTCTGATGAGGAGGAGCGCATACTTGAGGAGATGACTCGTGACTACTCGGTTGACGAATTTGCCTTCAACCTGGCATCTAATCAAGTCGCAGCCAGAAACTCCGGCTCAAGCGACTTGGCCGAATCTTCCTGGCAAGCGACAGCGGAATCAACTGACGCAACAAGCGCGGATGTTTGCTCGTCACCAACTGATCCCATCGCTACATCCAACTTTCCTGGAGCCGGAAGCCCAGCAGTACCACCCCCAGTACAGGCCTTGCCTGAACTACCTGTAAAAAAGTCGTTCTCGGCATCAACGTCAGCCCCAGGGCCCGGGCAGAGTGTGCGGAGTAGACGGATGTCTGGTCAGAACCCCAAGCAACTAAAGATCGAGACATCCAAGTTTTCGCAGTTTGCCGACCCTGGGCGGCGGTATAGTGTAGCTCAAGCATCGAGCGGAATCCATGGAATCGAATTCGAAACTCCCGACATGAATGGCTCGACCGACGTGAACGACTCGGTTGGTCGGCCGTACTCGCCGCCTGAAGGTATAAGCCCGACTCAGCCAATTCCACCCACGCCGCCGCTTGGCCATTCTAGAAGCCAAGACAGCGAAGACTTCAACGAGAGTCATCCCGGCTCGCCGTCTTTTAGGCCCCCCCTAAGGAAGAATTTTTCATCTTCGAGTTTACGAAGCATGAGGAATCGCAACATGTCCTTGTCCAACTTGGATGACGCTTCTGATATGTCCCCTGGTACTCCACTAAGCACGAGCTTTGGTATCAACGGCAGGCACCCGGCGATGCCAACATTGCCGACACCATTGGCGGCGGCTTTTAGGGATAAGATTACGTCAAGCTCTGCCGGCGGCCTATATCTCTTCGATGATAGCCTCCATTCTCCCCAGAGTCCGAGCTCTCCCAACCCACTCCAAACCGATGCCCCGATCTCGCTGGAACCCTGTCCAACAGACTACATGCTAAGGCCATTTTGGCTAATGCGGTGCTTGTATCAGACGCTCGCCCACCCCCGCGGAGGTTATCTGAGTAACAAGCTTTTTGTTCCCAGGGACGTGTGGAAGGTAAAAGGAGTGAAGATCCGGAATGTGGAGGACAAGGTGGCAACATGTGACTATCTCACGGCAGCGCTCCTTAAGTTGGCGAGGGTTGATACGTgtgatgccgatgccgttcTCGAGGAGATGCAGTCATTGGAGGGCATCTTGGAACAAGTTCAAGCCAGCTTGACGCGAAAGCTGGGGACTGATGTCGGCGTTCAAAGTTCCAGCATGCTATTTCGAGATGCCTCTAactcggccgagatcgaAGCGGCTATCAGCGTGCCACGTTCAGGTAGCGTCTCGGGGAAATCTTCATCCTTTTCGTGGAGACGACTCCGACCCAAgaactcggcggcgggcttgaaCAACTCGTTCAATGCCAAAGGGGCTGCTGTTCCAGAGAGCGGCAAGGAATCTCCAAGTTTGGAGACGCTACCCATGACGGACCATCCAACAAGTCGCCCATCGAAACGAGATCCGAGCAATGCGCAATTTACCGGACCGAACGCGCATTATATGGGATCCCTAGCCAGGCTATTCGACGCTGCTCAGACAATCG ACCAGATTGCCCGTCAGGTCGAAGATCCTGG